From one Triticum urartu cultivar G1812 chromosome 3, Tu2.1, whole genome shotgun sequence genomic stretch:
- the LOC125545899 gene encoding homeobox protein LUMINIDEPENDENS, translating to MELAPFKPAAGALVEWGGAGSIPAMVAAQQQQLHAQADQLQRLVVAQCRLTGVNPLAQEMAAGALSIKIGKKPRDLLNPKAVNSMQSLFAVKDTLGKRETREISALCGLTVTQVREFFASQRTRVRKAVRLSREKALKLEASKTALKLEASKTALKLEASKTATNVCSLNSEQTPLDIETHAQVIEPLSTLEPLEMFQSSSQLVEVPQSSLQQPEVQQCTATPIPITPTGTIQPTDAKINQDSVQKETKQEEVAPGVESEDKKFLDSIFALMRKEETFSGQVKLMEWILQINNATILSWFLTMGGLTIVSTWLSQAATEEQTTVILVIFKVLLHLPLHKALPAHMSVVLQTINRLRFYRTQDISGRARNLLSRLSKVLVRSQASKKPQKDLICKQRISEILHDESWKSEVDITEEILALTEGASESRKPEPKKTPLLLTASADESYKKSPVQTKSKERRKVQLVEHPNRKAAGKNAHSARTICTNNSRPLSADDIQKAKMRAMFMQEKYGKVDTSKVSDKPETTENKKPSGLVNSNEPPMPRSPLTSTAKQPVDPSPSTSIQNAVPLSDNPEILATPKLNIALRETPIEKLDSKRVHWQIPPEVWIDPSWSVSAGENSKELDVQAQRNRREKETFYASPKDIPSNPKDPWDSEMDFDDSLTPEIPIEQPPDADTMEVDSVGAAPPNMVVPGEIQQVGSTSSSSLTVASGANGAASEPDLELLAVLLKNPQLVFALSSNEVGNLPTEQTVALLDMLKQTGLGLSELVNSLPNGAGVPNKPEPVPETIPTSLPSPTPPKDLPASVGWRSDFPTHARAPNLQQAQLPNNGNTPFASEVHQSFSNVVSPLPSQPYTSVSALPAHIQSNSPSLQSQSAISVNSLTQYAAPVNNMLDRTLVHQHTQPYGLASDHAAVAIHQQPAVNKPAHEFQNMSNSGLARSLTPEPNAAYATFPWQSGAATVASTGRSTTPDQWADRVTNSYNDASAPYLNQSAYSNQSSYDAYGSSTSASSQGLNRNGYTQTTSEYQMSGRNVRQRHLLSPEPGSARVYGGMQGYIPEVSKLGNYGQQSYNPPVASRDWSSGQQSYTPAEPSRDWNSGQQSYTPAEPSSDWSSVQQSYTSAELSRDRRSGQQGYTPAEPSRQWSSGQQSYTPAEPSRQWSSGQQGYTPAEPSNQWSSGQQGYTQAGPSNHRSSGQQGYTPAEPSRQWSSAQQGYTPSDPSVQQGYTPAEPSRPWSTASQGAQNPDTSRQWSGAGKQDYYNTPSDGRSPYDQRRRRRWE from the exons ATGGAGCTCGCCCCCTTCAAGCCCGCGGCCGGCGCCCTCGTCGAGTGGGGCGGCGCGGGCTCGATCCCCGCGATGGTGGCggcgcagcagcagcagctgcacGCGCAGGCCGACCAGCTCCAGCGCCTCGTCGTCGCCCAGTGCCGCCTCACCGGCGTCAACCCGCTCGCGCAGGAGATG GCTGCTGGTGCATTGTCTATCAAGATAG GTAAAAAACCAAGGGATCTGTTGAATCCGAAAGCAGTTAATTCCATGCAGTCACTTTTTGCTGTGAAAGATACTCTTGGCAAAAGAGAAACTCGTGAAATTAGCGCACTTTGTGGGCTTACTGTTACACAG GTAAGGGAGTTTTTTGCAAGTCAGCGTACACGAGTAAGAAAAGCTGTCCGTTTGTCACGAGAGAAAGCACTCAAATTGGAGGCATCCAAGACAGCACTCAAATTGGAGGCATCCAAGACAGCACTCAAATTGGAGGCATCCAAGACGGCTACCAATGTATGCTCCTTGAACAGTGAGCAGACACCTCTTGACATTGAGACACATGCTCAAGTTATCGAACCTTTGAGTACTTTAGAACCATTGGAGATGTTCCAAAGCTCTTCACAACTAGTGGAGGTCCCTCAGAGCTCTCTACAACAACCAGAGGTCCAGCAGTGCACTGCAACCCCAATCCCTATCACCCCTACGGGAACAATCCAACCAACTGATGCTAAGATTAATCAAGATTCTGTTCAAAAGGAAACCAAACAAGAGGAAGTTGCCCCTGGTGTTGAGTCAGAAGATAAAAAGTTTTTGGATAGTATATTTGCCCTAATGCGGAAGGAGGAAACATTCTCTGGACAGGTCAAGTTGATGGAATGGATTCTTCAAATAAATAATGCTACGATTCTTAGTTG GTTCTTAACAATGGGCGGTTTGACTATTGTGTCAACATGGCTGAGCCAAGCAGCTACTGAAGAGCAAACAACTGTTATTCTCGTCATTttcaag GTGCTTCTTCACCTCCCACTACATAAAGCTTTGCCAGCCCACATGTCAGTTGTATTGCAAACTATTAACAGATTGCGGTTTTATAGGACACAAG ACATATCTGGCAGGGCCAGAAACCTGCTCTCCAGATTGAGTAAAGTGCTCGTACGGAGTCAGGCATCGAAGAAACCTCAAAAAGATTTAATCTGTAAACAAAG GATAAGTGAAATTCTCCACGATGAGTCCTGGAAATCTGAAGTTGATATTACT GAGGAGATCCTTGCCTTGACTGAAGGTGCAAGTGAGAGCAG AAAGCCTGAGCCCAAGAAAACTCCACTGCTGCTCACTGCTTCTGCTGATGAGTCGTATAAAAAGAGTCCTGTGCAGACAA AGTCcaaagaaagaagaaaagttCAACTTGTAGAACATCCAAATCGGAAAGCTGCCGGCAAGAACGCTCATTCTGCAAGGACCATATGTACAAATAATAGCAGACCATTATCTGCAGATGATATCCAAAAAGCAAAGATGCGTGCCATGTTTATGCAGGAGAAGTATGGCAAGGTTGACACAAGTAAAGTGTCTGATAAACCTGAGACGACAGAAAATAAAAAACCCTCTGGCTTGGTCAACTCAAATGAGCCCCCTATGCCCAGAAGTCCCCTCACATCAACTGCTAAACAACCTGTTGACCCAAGCCCATCAACTTCTATACAGAATGCTGTACCTTTGTCTGATAATCCAGAAATCCTGGCCACTCCGAAGCTAAACATAGCTCTCAGAGAGACCCCCATAGAGAAATTGGATTCCAAGAGGGTTCATTGGCAGATACCACCAG AGGTGTGGATAGACCCCTCGTGGAGTGTTAGTGCCGGGGAAAACAGCAAGGAGCTTGACGTTCAGGCACAGAGAAATCGACGTGAGAAGGAAACCTTTTATGCAAGTCCAAAGGACATCCCATCGAATCCCAAGGACCCATGGGATTCGGAAATGGACTTTGACGACAGCCTGACCCCAGAAATTCCAATTGAGCAGCCACCAGATGCTGACACTATGGAGGTGGATAGCGTCGGAGCTGCCCCTCCAAACATGGTTGTTCCTGGTGAGATCCAGCAAGTTGGATCAACCTCGTCGTCATCTCTGACAGTCGCTTCTGGTGCAAATGGTGCAGCTTCTGAGCCAGATCTTGAGCTGCTTGCAGTGCTGCTCAAGAATCCACAGCTTGTATTTGCTCTATCATCTAACGAGGTGGGGAACCTGCCAACCGAGCAGACTGTCGCCCTCCTGGACATGCTGAAGCAGACTGGCCTTGGACTTTCAGAGCTGGTCAATAGTCTGCCCAACGGTGCTGGGGTTCCAAACAAGCCTGAACCCGTCCCTGAAACTATCCCTACTTCACTTCCATCACCGACTCCTCCAAAAGATCTTCCAGCAAGT GTGGGCTGGAGATCTGATTTTCCGACGCATGCGAGGGCCCCAAACTTGCAGCAGGCGCAGTTACCAAATAATGGAAACACACCTTTTGCAAGCGAAGTGCACCAAAGCTTCTCAAATGTTGTTAGTCCGTTGCCTTCACAACCCTATACTTCAGTTTCTGCCTTGCCGGCACACATCCAAAGTAACTCCCCGTCTTTACAATCTCAGTCGGCGATCTCAGTAAATTCGCTGACTCAGTATGCTGCGCCCGTGAATAACATGTTGGATAGAACCTTGGTACACCAGCATACCCAGCCATATGGCTTGGCGTCTGATCATGCTGCAGTGGCCATCCATCAGCAGCCAGCGGTAAATAAACCAGCCCATGAATTTCAGAACATGTCAAACTCCGGTCTAGCACGTTCCTTGACGCCCGAGCCGAATGCCGCTTATGCGACATTCCCCTGGCAATCTggtgctgctactgttgcaagcACTGGACGGAGTACAACACCTGATCAGTGGGCCGACCGCGTAACCAATTCATATAATGACGCGTCAGCGCCCTATCTTAACCAGAGTGCTTACAGCAACCAAAGCTCATACGATGCCTATGGTTCTTCTACGTCAGCCTCATCCCAGGGACTGAACAGAAATGGTTACACCCAAACAACGTCAGAGTACCAGATGTCGGGGCGTAACGTTCGCCAGCGACACTTGCTATCCCCTGAGCCAGGTTCCGCTAGAGTATATGGTGGCATGCAAGGGTACATTCCGGAGGTGTCGAAGCTGGGGAATTACGGGCAGCAGAGCTACAATCCTCCTGTGGCATCAAGGGACTGGAGTTCCGGGCAGCAGAGTTACACCCCGGCTGAACCATCAAGGGACTGGAATTCTGGGCAGCAGAGCTACACCCCGGCTGAACCATCCAGTGACTGGAGTTCCGTGCAGCAGAGCTACACTTCGGCTGAATTATCAAGGGACCGGAGGTCCGGGCAGCAGGGCTACACCCCAGCCGAGCCTTCAAGGCAGTGGAGCTCGGGGCAACAGAGCTACACTCCAGCTGAACCTTCAAGGCAATGGAGCTCCGGGCAGCAGGGCTACACTCCAGCTGAGCCTTCAAACCAGTGGAGCTCCGGGCAGCAGGGCTACACCCAAGCTGGGCCTTCAAACCACCGGAGCTCCGGGCAGCAAGGCTACACCCCAGCAGAGCCTTCAAGGCAGTGGAGCTCGGCGCAACAGGGCTACACCCCATCCGACCCTTCAGTGCAGCAGGGCTACACCCCCGCCGAGCCGTCGAGGCCGTGGAGCACGGCCAGCCAGGGGGCCCAAAACCCTGACACATCAAGGCAATGGAGCGGCGCCGGGAAGCAAGACTATTACAACACTCCGAGCGACGGCCGGAGTCCGTATGACCagcggcggagaagacgatgggAGTGA